A genomic window from Pseudonocardia broussonetiae includes:
- a CDS encoding MFS transporter, whose amino-acid sequence MTTDQRGTSPSHSLKQTRRAAAASLGGTMLEYYDFAIYGLAAALVFGPVFFPSADPTLGVLASFATFGVGFLARPLGGIVFGHLGDRLGRKNVLVTTMLMMGVSTVLIGCLPGHDSIGYWGAVLLVVLRLVQGFAFGGEQPGAILLVSEHAAEGRRGLFASLPGAGVSSGLVLGNLAFLAVNNVMDPVAVQTWGWRIPFWAGGVLVVVGLLIRFGLAETPDFEKSRANDQVSRSPVREVIRTHPSQILLAGGVQAGQAVASYITVVYSLAYAREHGVPAALPLLGIILSGVLHLALVPAAGALSDRFGRLPTYLAGAVFIAVTALFFFPMVGSGSAVLVISAYLLLFGIGWAVITGVYPAMLAEAFATKVSYSGLSLGMQLGVVVGGLTPFAATLVATLPNGSTLLGIGLSVVVLLSGWCAAALVRRTPRAGVAASTGQPVAVGADDAER is encoded by the coding sequence ATGACCACCGACCAGCGGGGAACATCCCCCTCCCACTCTCTCAAGCAGACGCGGCGTGCGGCCGCCGCGAGCTTGGGGGGGACGATGCTCGAGTACTACGACTTCGCCATCTACGGGCTGGCCGCGGCCCTGGTCTTCGGACCCGTCTTCTTCCCCTCCGCCGATCCGACGCTGGGCGTGCTGGCGTCCTTCGCCACCTTCGGCGTCGGCTTCCTCGCCCGCCCGCTCGGCGGCATCGTCTTCGGCCACCTCGGTGACCGGCTGGGGCGGAAGAACGTCCTCGTCACGACGATGCTCATGATGGGCGTGTCGACGGTGCTGATCGGGTGCCTCCCCGGACACGACTCGATCGGCTACTGGGGCGCGGTGCTGCTCGTCGTTCTCCGGCTCGTGCAGGGGTTCGCCTTCGGCGGCGAACAACCCGGCGCGATCCTCCTCGTCTCCGAGCACGCCGCCGAAGGTCGCCGGGGGCTGTTCGCGTCACTGCCCGGAGCGGGCGTCTCCTCCGGCCTGGTCCTCGGCAACCTCGCGTTCCTCGCGGTCAACAACGTCATGGATCCCGTCGCGGTGCAGACGTGGGGCTGGCGTATCCCGTTCTGGGCGGGCGGCGTCCTGGTCGTCGTCGGACTCCTGATCAGGTTCGGGCTGGCCGAGACCCCGGACTTCGAGAAGAGCAGGGCGAACGATCAGGTGTCGCGCTCCCCGGTCCGCGAGGTCATCCGCACCCACCCGTCCCAGATCCTGCTCGCCGGCGGCGTGCAGGCAGGGCAGGCGGTGGCGTCGTACATCACCGTCGTCTACAGCCTCGCCTACGCCCGTGAGCACGGGGTGCCCGCCGCACTGCCGCTCCTCGGGATCATCCTCAGCGGCGTGCTGCACCTCGCCCTCGTTCCGGCCGCGGGTGCCCTGTCCGATCGTTTCGGCAGACTGCCCACGTACCTCGCGGGTGCGGTGTTCATCGCTGTCACCGCGTTGTTCTTCTTCCCCATGGTCGGCAGCGGCTCCGCGGTGCTCGTGATCTCCGCCTACCTGCTGCTGTTCGGAATCGGCTGGGCCGTCATCACGGGCGTCTATCCCGCGATGCTCGCCGAGGCCTTCGCCACGAAGGTCAGCTACTCGGGTCTGTCACTGGGCATGCAGCTCGGGGTCGTCGTCGGCGGTCTGACACCCTTCGCCGCCACACTGGTCGCGACGCTGCCGAACGGCTCGACGCTGCTCGGCATCGGCCTCTCGGTGGTCGTCCTGCTGTCCGGCTGGTGTGCCGCGGCGCTCGTCCGGCGCACGCCACGGGCGGGAGTGGCCGCCAGCACGGGTCAGCCCGTCGCCGTCGGGGCCGACGACGCGGAGCGGTGA
- a CDS encoding VOC family protein, whose protein sequence is MTHPFGPIRQLGYIVRDIHAAMHHWIEGPGVGPFYYLEDNGALAQSGGVQIELIELRDDSPSFFHAFVDEFGEGLHHVAFWTEHFDACVEAALARGYLEIHRGTSLRGGPDNRFAYFHRGSADGTAIEISERGADKRALFDAIAEAAEGWDGTEPVRDMAALLSEVAGTRNGTRR, encoded by the coding sequence ATGACCCATCCCTTCGGGCCGATCCGGCAACTCGGCTACATCGTCAGGGACATCCACGCGGCCATGCACCACTGGATCGAGGGCCCGGGCGTCGGGCCGTTCTACTACCTGGAGGACAACGGCGCGCTGGCGCAGTCGGGCGGCGTGCAGATCGAGCTGATCGAACTCCGCGACGACTCCCCGTCGTTCTTCCACGCGTTCGTCGACGAGTTCGGCGAGGGCCTGCACCACGTCGCCTTCTGGACCGAGCACTTCGACGCCTGCGTGGAGGCCGCACTGGCGCGCGGGTACCTCGAGATCCACCGCGGCACGTCGCTCCGCGGTGGGCCCGACAACCGGTTCGCCTACTTCCACCGGGGGTCCGCCGACGGCACGGCCATCGAGATCTCCGAGCGGGGGGCCGACAAGCGCGCTCTGTTCGACGCGATCGCCGAAGCCGCCGAGGGCTGGGACGGCACCGAGCCCGTCCGCGACATGGCGGCGCTGCTGTCCGAGGTCGCCGGGACGCGGAACGGGACGCGTCGGTGA
- a CDS encoding aminotransferase class III-fold pyridoxal phosphate-dependent enzyme, producing MTISAEEDAAVRRVFEPGSEWTGPDAAVETLSGGAAHKNYLVRLAGRKQVVKIWNGYWEAMNVLPPADVILGNTLCASRIGVGATVTAVCRESSGIALEYLCGTRPSLAGDADALEHLVPALHTLHTSGERFAQDLDPFVHVRTLLAAARERDYVLPIGLPVVEEHLAEIEEVLDLRPAEFVPCHNDLWDANVIVDGSGYRLIDWDLAANTDPAYELGFLAAYNGFDRDRTRQLASRYHGADDPHHLARVRLFMIVAHWSNSALWMIAQGNAGPNDDVDYEGELVRSWNGVLAELLAPDHRANLALARRPATRTTDLLHRRHTTLGARSPLFYDTPLEVVSGSGVWVTDVDGQVYLDGYNNVPHVGHANPVVAAAVSEQMSRLNLHTRYLNDRVVDYAEALLATFDAPLDRVFLTNSGSESNDLALRIARQHTGRTGVLVSGWSYHGNTGRLAELTTGLATGEGLAPWVRTLHIPDATGVDDASGLLEESLSAVDTAIASLVEAGHGVAAVVFDPLFSTEGLVSPPSGYVEGLTARVHAAGGLVLADEVQSGFGRTGGRMWGHRMFDVRPDLVVLGKPMGNGHPLSALVTTARLQDGFGARNDYFNTFAGSPVSAAAGMAVLQVMAEEDLLDRAAQLGHYVAGRLHEIVAGDPRVAAVRGRGLYFGLEFVDPGDPTVPDAAATRWVVEDMRRRGVLISRIGPAGNVLKMRPPLVVTRGEIDVLLGRLASSLAALSDA from the coding sequence ATGACCATCAGTGCCGAAGAGGACGCCGCCGTCCGTCGCGTCTTCGAACCCGGTTCGGAGTGGACCGGACCCGACGCCGCCGTCGAGACCCTCTCCGGGGGCGCCGCGCACAAGAACTACCTCGTCCGCCTCGCCGGCCGGAAGCAGGTGGTGAAGATCTGGAACGGCTACTGGGAGGCGATGAACGTGCTGCCGCCCGCCGACGTCATCCTGGGCAACACGCTGTGCGCGTCCCGGATCGGCGTCGGCGCGACGGTGACCGCTGTCTGCCGGGAGTCCTCCGGCATCGCGTTGGAGTACCTCTGCGGGACCCGGCCGTCCCTCGCCGGTGATGCGGATGCGCTCGAGCACCTCGTGCCTGCCCTGCACACGCTGCACACCAGCGGGGAGCGGTTCGCGCAGGACCTGGACCCGTTCGTCCACGTCCGGACCCTGCTCGCCGCAGCCCGGGAACGCGACTACGTGCTCCCGATCGGGTTGCCGGTCGTCGAGGAGCACCTGGCGGAGATCGAGGAGGTGCTCGATCTGCGCCCGGCCGAGTTCGTGCCGTGCCACAACGACCTCTGGGACGCGAACGTGATCGTCGACGGGTCCGGCTACCGGCTCATCGACTGGGACCTCGCCGCCAACACCGATCCGGCCTACGAGCTGGGCTTCCTGGCCGCCTACAACGGCTTCGACCGGGACCGGACCCGGCAGCTGGCCAGCCGCTACCACGGCGCGGACGATCCGCACCACCTCGCGCGGGTGCGGCTGTTCATGATCGTCGCGCACTGGTCGAACAGCGCGCTCTGGATGATCGCCCAGGGCAACGCCGGCCCGAACGACGACGTCGACTACGAGGGTGAGCTGGTGCGGAGCTGGAACGGCGTGCTCGCCGAGCTCCTGGCGCCCGACCACCGGGCGAACCTCGCCCTCGCACGCAGGCCGGCGACCAGGACCACGGACCTGCTCCACCGCAGGCACACCACCCTGGGCGCGCGGTCACCGCTGTTCTACGACACGCCCCTCGAGGTCGTGTCGGGGTCGGGAGTGTGGGTGACCGACGTCGACGGACAGGTCTACCTGGACGGGTACAACAACGTCCCGCACGTCGGCCACGCCAACCCGGTCGTCGCCGCCGCGGTGTCCGAGCAGATGTCCCGGCTCAACCTGCACACGCGCTACCTCAACGACCGGGTCGTGGACTACGCCGAAGCCCTGCTCGCGACCTTCGACGCCCCCCTCGACCGGGTCTTCCTCACCAACAGCGGCTCGGAGTCCAACGACCTGGCCCTGCGCATCGCCCGCCAGCACACGGGCCGCACCGGTGTGCTGGTCTCGGGCTGGAGCTACCACGGCAACACCGGCCGGCTCGCCGAGCTCACCACCGGCCTGGCCACGGGGGAGGGGCTCGCTCCGTGGGTGCGGACCCTGCACATCCCCGACGCCACCGGCGTCGACGACGCGAGCGGCCTGCTCGAGGAGTCGCTGTCCGCGGTCGACACGGCCATCGCGTCGCTGGTCGAGGCGGGCCACGGGGTGGCCGCGGTGGTGTTCGACCCGCTGTTCTCCACCGAGGGCCTCGTCAGCCCACCGTCCGGGTACGTCGAAGGGCTCACCGCGCGCGTCCACGCCGCCGGCGGCCTCGTCCTCGCCGACGAGGTGCAGTCCGGCTTCGGCAGGACCGGCGGGCGGATGTGGGGCCACCGGATGTTCGACGTCCGGCCCGACCTGGTCGTCCTCGGCAAGCCGATGGGCAACGGCCACCCGTTGTCCGCCCTGGTCACCACCGCTCGGCTGCAGGACGGGTTCGGCGCGCGCAACGACTACTTCAACACGTTCGCGGGCAGCCCGGTCTCCGCCGCCGCCGGGATGGCCGTCCTCCAGGTCATGGCGGAGGAGGACCTGCTCGACCGTGCGGCGCAGCTGGGGCACTACGTCGCCGGGCGGCTGCACGAGATCGTGGCGGGCGACCCGCGGGTGGCCGCCGTGCGCGGACGAGGGCTCTACTTCGGGCTCGAGTTCGTCGACCCCGGCGACCCGACGGTTCCCGACGCCGCCGCCACGCGGTGGGTCGTGGAGGACATGCGTCGCCGCGGGGTCCTGATCAGCCGGATCGGACCCGCCGGCAACGTGCTGAAGATGCGGCCGCCGCTGGTCGTCACGCGGGGCGAGATCGACGTCCTGCTCGGCAGGCTCGCGTCCTCGCTCGCTGCCCTCTCCGACGCCTGA
- a CDS encoding PucR family transcriptional regulator, whose translation MVGAAAPGVVVVASCVMSGPVPRRAPGGGRAPSADDGTGAGTQHEGGSAGEIGRCPIRWSGGGRVLYGEHLERRCSRSMPLPRLAHCSQEAGLEQAAVRADAAAQSFRDAVALLMDDVDELVARTVENGDEQRPPYAIVPRSAIEASVRMNLETVRNSLLAGSPVVDDRDVEALTIRVDERLGQGLAVEDGIQGWRKSISVIQERFLEIASEHGVDAVAELNAVRVLWQLSDLMTNQMAALFRSRQLTGALRRSQMRAEFLEKVLAGGLPVSEVHSRAAELGLDTTTDYLTVKAGTTQGASVESLRRRLESRGSDLVVVADGYCFGLLSGAVGVLGPEDVVALGPAAPLPEVAASFELAQRIYDWMGRHGVRGRRRIEDIGWRLAVDWDEAVTSLLVRRYRAPLEPMGEFGTLIWRSIRAYVDADKNVARAAEALVVHRNTLRYRLARFTEITGANLDSAETWLEVAWALAADPDEPT comes from the coding sequence GTGGTCGGCGCAGCCGCGCCGGGCGTGGTGGTGGTCGCTTCCTGTGTCATGTCCGGTCCCGTCCCGCGAAGGGCGCCCGGAGGCGGGCGCGCACCCTCGGCTGACGACGGTACCGGCGCGGGGACGCAGCACGAGGGTGGTTCGGCCGGCGAGATCGGCCGGTGCCCGATCCGCTGGTCAGGCGGTGGCCGCGTCCTCTACGGCGAGCACCTCGAACGCCGGTGTTCGCGCTCGATGCCGCTGCCTCGTCTGGCACACTGCAGCCAGGAGGCCGGGTTGGAGCAAGCAGCAGTGCGCGCCGATGCCGCCGCGCAATCGTTCCGCGACGCTGTGGCACTGCTGATGGACGACGTCGACGAACTCGTCGCGCGCACGGTCGAGAACGGCGACGAGCAACGGCCGCCGTACGCGATCGTGCCGCGGAGCGCCATCGAGGCCTCGGTCCGGATGAACCTCGAGACCGTGCGCAACTCGCTCCTCGCCGGCTCGCCCGTCGTCGACGACCGGGATGTCGAGGCCCTGACGATCCGGGTCGACGAGCGCCTCGGGCAGGGCCTCGCGGTCGAGGACGGGATCCAGGGCTGGCGCAAGTCCATCAGCGTCATCCAGGAACGGTTCCTCGAGATCGCGTCCGAGCACGGCGTCGATGCCGTCGCGGAGCTCAACGCCGTTCGCGTGCTCTGGCAGCTCAGCGACCTGATGACGAACCAGATGGCCGCGCTCTTCCGCAGCCGGCAGCTCACCGGCGCGCTGCGGCGCTCCCAGATGCGCGCCGAGTTCCTGGAGAAGGTCCTCGCCGGGGGGCTGCCGGTCTCCGAGGTCCACTCGCGGGCGGCGGAGCTCGGCCTGGACACCACCACCGACTACCTGACGGTGAAAGCCGGCACGACGCAGGGCGCATCGGTGGAGTCCCTGCGACGTCGTCTGGAATCGCGGGGGAGCGACCTGGTCGTGGTCGCCGACGGGTACTGCTTCGGGTTGCTGTCCGGTGCCGTCGGCGTACTGGGACCGGAGGACGTCGTCGCGCTCGGCCCCGCAGCACCGTTGCCCGAGGTCGCGGCCTCGTTCGAGCTCGCGCAACGCATCTACGACTGGATGGGGCGGCACGGCGTCCGCGGCCGCCGCAGGATCGAGGACATCGGCTGGCGGCTGGCGGTGGACTGGGACGAGGCCGTCACCTCGCTCCTGGTCCGCCGCTACCGGGCGCCGCTCGAGCCGATGGGCGAGTTCGGCACGCTCATCTGGCGCAGCATCCGCGCCTACGTGGACGCGGACAAGAACGTGGCCCGCGCGGCCGAGGCGCTGGTCGTCCACCGGAACACCCTCCGCTACCGGCTCGCGCGCTTCACGGAGATCACCGGGGCGAACCTGGACTCCGCGGAGACGTGGCTCGAAGTGGCCTGGGCCCTCGCCGCGGACCCGGACGAGCCGACCTGA
- a CDS encoding sigma-70 family RNA polymerase sigma factor: MTQEATTTTPGAAAPTTEQIWHEFGTQLRRFVHRRVLDPDRADDVLAEVMLRIHRNLHRVEDHEHLVRWVYRITRNAIIDEYRRVEREQARRAPLPALTPEPADPAPDDEQAGVLGELAHCMRPLLGGLSAEQRRAVELTELEGLSQAGAAEREGVSVSGMKSRVQRGRRHLAELLGRCCELVLDARGVPMDYTPRRDCSCG, encoded by the coding sequence ATGACACAGGAAGCGACCACCACCACGCCCGGCGCGGCTGCGCCGACCACCGAGCAGATCTGGCACGAGTTCGGGACGCAGCTGCGCCGCTTCGTGCACCGGCGGGTGCTCGACCCGGACCGGGCCGACGACGTCCTCGCCGAGGTGATGCTGCGCATCCACCGCAACCTGCACCGGGTCGAAGACCACGAGCACCTCGTGCGATGGGTGTACCGGATCACCCGCAACGCGATCATCGACGAGTACCGACGGGTCGAGCGCGAGCAGGCCCGGCGGGCCCCGCTGCCGGCTCTCACGCCCGAGCCTGCCGACCCGGCGCCGGACGACGAGCAGGCGGGCGTGCTCGGCGAGCTCGCGCACTGCATGCGCCCGCTGCTCGGCGGGCTCTCCGCCGAGCAGCGCCGGGCGGTGGAGCTCACCGAGCTCGAGGGGCTGAGCCAGGCGGGCGCGGCCGAGCGTGAAGGGGTGTCGGTGTCGGGCATGAAGTCCCGGGTGCAGCGCGGCCGCCGCCACCTCGCCGAGCTGCTCGGGCGGTGCTGCGAGCTCGTCCTCGACGCGCGCGGCGTCCCGATGGACTACACCCCGCGCCGCGACTGCAGCTGCGGCTGA
- a CDS encoding quinone oxidoreductase family protein translates to MKAVLIHRHADGAVLALGEIPEPELGHGQVRVSVRAVSVNYADQFVPQGGYGTPPADGVPWVAGLDAAGVVTEVGAGVSGVRVGDRVMAMVASSLAEQVVTDARFTVPVPSTWSDEEGAAAIVGLLTECSALAAAGGLRGGESVVITGATSGMGLQGVQLARHLGAGRIIAVARSDRADDVLHRLGADLVLHSAGCGYADRVLDATAGAGADVAVDHVGGSYFPDLVAAAAIGGRIVNVGRAAGAEATADLEAFSLKQLTLRGVTFRTRTRDELGDLYQQVRDLDLGKLRPVIERVVPWEETEEAQGLLSTGTVVGKVVIRVAAES, encoded by the coding sequence GTGAAGGCCGTGCTGATCCACCGCCACGCCGACGGCGCGGTGCTCGCGCTCGGCGAGATCCCGGAGCCGGAGCTCGGCCACGGCCAGGTCCGGGTCTCCGTCCGCGCCGTCTCGGTCAACTACGCCGACCAGTTCGTGCCCCAGGGCGGGTACGGCACGCCCCCGGCGGACGGCGTTCCGTGGGTGGCGGGCCTGGACGCCGCCGGTGTGGTCACCGAGGTCGGTGCGGGTGTCTCCGGCGTACGGGTCGGTGACCGGGTGATGGCCATGGTGGCGAGCAGCCTGGCGGAGCAGGTGGTCACCGACGCGCGGTTCACCGTCCCGGTCCCGTCGACGTGGTCGGACGAGGAGGGCGCGGCCGCGATCGTCGGCCTGCTGACGGAGTGCAGCGCGCTGGCCGCGGCCGGCGGCCTCCGTGGCGGCGAGAGCGTCGTCATCACCGGGGCCACCTCGGGCATGGGCCTGCAGGGGGTGCAGCTCGCACGGCACCTCGGCGCCGGCCGGATCATCGCCGTGGCGCGATCGGACCGCGCGGACGACGTCCTCCACCGCTTGGGCGCCGACCTCGTCCTGCACAGCGCGGGGTGCGGCTACGCGGACCGCGTGCTCGACGCGACCGCAGGGGCGGGCGCCGACGTCGCCGTGGACCACGTCGGTGGCAGCTACTTCCCCGACCTCGTCGCCGCGGCGGCGATCGGCGGGCGGATCGTCAACGTCGGCCGGGCCGCCGGCGCCGAGGCGACGGCGGACCTGGAGGCGTTCTCGCTGAAGCAGCTCACCCTCCGCGGCGTCACGTTCCGCACCCGCACCCGGGACGAGCTGGGCGATCTCTACCAGCAGGTCCGGGATCTGGACCTCGGGAAGCTCCGTCCGGTCATCGAGCGCGTCGTCCCCTGGGAGGAGACCGAGGAGGCACAAGGACTCCTGTCCACCGGCACCGTCGTCGGGAAGGTCGTCATCCGGGTCGCCGCCGAGAGCTAG
- a CDS encoding TetR/AcrR family transcriptional regulator: MIKQDVHSLALLAWLIASGDEGEPVATGADRGRAPLSLRERNKLRTRRSLLDAALEIFTEQGFGSASVEAIAARAGASKVTVYSYFPSGREELFRQLYDEINTELLDRALALWGASEGLVDRVTALARALLEIGARPLVGRFYSIDDPALEAALDPVRGHASGTFRQLISAELGRCRDAGELSSTADPDALARLLVGASRAALTEVARRPERAGELLEAFADLVRGLLGDADDAGADAPGAY; encoded by the coding sequence TTGATCAAACAAGACGTTCACAGTTTGGCTTTGTTAGCGTGGCTGATTGCGTCTGGTGATGAGGGGGAGCCGGTGGCGACAGGTGCCGACCGAGGACGTGCACCGCTGTCACTGCGCGAGCGCAACAAGCTGCGGACTCGACGGTCGCTGCTGGATGCGGCTCTGGAGATCTTCACCGAGCAGGGCTTCGGTTCGGCGTCGGTGGAGGCGATCGCGGCGCGGGCCGGCGCGTCGAAGGTGACGGTGTACAGCTACTTCCCCAGCGGACGCGAGGAGCTGTTCCGCCAGCTCTACGACGAGATCAACACCGAGCTGCTCGACCGCGCTCTCGCCCTGTGGGGAGCGAGCGAGGGCCTCGTGGACCGGGTGACCGCCCTGGCCAGGGCGCTGCTGGAGATCGGGGCACGCCCGCTCGTCGGGCGCTTCTACTCGATCGACGACCCAGCGCTCGAAGCCGCACTGGATCCGGTGCGAGGACACGCCTCGGGAACATTCCGGCAGCTGATCTCCGCCGAGCTCGGCCGCTGCCGCGACGCCGGCGAGCTCAGCAGCACCGCGGACCCCGACGCCCTCGCCCGGCTCCTGGTCGGCGCGAGCCGGGCAGCACTCACCGAGGTCGCCCGCCGGCCCGAGCGAGCCGGCGAGCTGCTGGAGGCGTTCGCCGACCTCGTCCGTGGGCTGCTCGGTGACGCCGACGACGCGGGTGCCGACGCCCCTGGCGCGTATTGA
- a CDS encoding APC family permease — protein MTTGRSGSNPTAAPAPTPSEPPAAGVLAADRLGVVAIAFFVVAAAAPMAAVVGASGVLFSAVGPATPLVYVLAALMIALFAVGYLRMSRHITNAGGFVAYIAKGLGNRWASGGAGLAVLTYLTLQVGLWSQFGVFTQSLVADLTGLSLPPLVWILVVLALVTLLTVRGVDASVRLLGLLIVGETAVVAVLVVALVARHGWGVFSIGGFTAENLFSPGLGVALLFAFLCFTAFEATVVFSEEARDPRRTIPRALYLVIAFVGAFYGLSTWVIGGAIGIDAVSATATADPAGFIFTLAEGAGGRGLSLAMQILVVTSFVAMLLGLCNMFSRYLFALGRAGALPRRLSGTTSTGSPHVAALVNSGAVAAVITAFLLAGADPIGVVFAWFTALGTAAFISVLILTSLAIVVFFARRTPDDVWGEIAAPSLSILLLAYVGHLTLSNYTLLSGSDGVAGWMLLAVPVFLVAGVVRHATASSIDYAAEIF, from the coding sequence ATGACCACAGGACGTTCCGGCTCGAACCCGACCGCCGCTCCGGCGCCGACGCCGTCGGAGCCGCCCGCCGCCGGCGTGCTGGCCGCCGACAGGCTGGGTGTGGTGGCCATCGCGTTCTTCGTCGTCGCGGCCGCCGCGCCGATGGCCGCGGTGGTCGGCGCGAGCGGGGTTCTGTTCTCCGCGGTCGGCCCGGCCACCCCGCTCGTCTACGTGCTGGCGGCCCTGATGATCGCGCTGTTCGCGGTCGGCTACCTGCGGATGAGCCGGCACATCACCAATGCGGGGGGATTCGTCGCCTACATCGCGAAGGGCCTGGGCAACCGCTGGGCCAGCGGCGGAGCCGGGCTGGCGGTCCTCACCTACCTGACCCTGCAGGTCGGGCTCTGGTCGCAGTTCGGTGTCTTCACGCAGTCACTGGTCGCGGACCTCACCGGTCTGTCCCTGCCCCCGCTGGTGTGGATCCTCGTGGTCCTGGCCCTGGTCACACTGCTCACGGTCCGAGGTGTCGACGCCAGTGTGCGGCTGCTCGGCCTGCTCATCGTCGGCGAGACGGCCGTCGTCGCCGTGCTGGTGGTCGCGCTCGTCGCCCGGCACGGGTGGGGCGTCTTCAGCATCGGGGGGTTCACCGCCGAGAACCTCTTCAGTCCCGGCCTCGGGGTGGCGCTGCTGTTCGCGTTCCTCTGCTTCACCGCCTTCGAGGCCACCGTCGTGTTCTCCGAGGAGGCCCGCGACCCTCGCCGCACCATCCCGCGCGCCCTCTACCTGGTCATCGCGTTCGTCGGTGCGTTCTACGGCCTGTCGACCTGGGTCATCGGCGGGGCGATCGGGATCGATGCCGTCAGCGCGACCGCCACCGCCGACCCCGCCGGGTTCATCTTCACCCTCGCCGAGGGAGCCGGGGGACGCGGGCTCAGCCTGGCGATGCAGATCCTGGTCGTCACCAGCTTCGTCGCGATGCTGCTGGGGCTGTGCAACATGTTCTCCCGGTACCTCTTCGCGCTCGGACGCGCAGGCGCACTCCCGCGGCGGCTGTCAGGGACCACGTCCACGGGCAGCCCCCACGTGGCGGCGCTCGTCAACAGCGGTGCCGTCGCCGCCGTGATCACGGCGTTCCTGCTCGCCGGGGCCGATCCGATCGGGGTCGTCTTCGCCTGGTTCACCGCGCTCGGGACCGCCGCGTTCATCTCCGTCCTCATCCTCACCTCGCTCGCGATCGTGGTGTTCTTCGCTCGGCGGACCCCCGACGACGTCTGGGGCGAGATCGCCGCGCCGAGCCTGTCGATCCTGCTGCTCGCCTACGTCGGACACCTGACGCTCAGCAACTACACGCTGCTCAGTGGTTCCGACGGGGTGGCCGGATGGATGCTGCTCGCCGTCCCCGTGTTCCTCGTCGCCGGAGTGGTGCGCCACGCGACCGCGTCGTCCATCGATTACGCAGCCGAGATCTTCTGA
- a CDS encoding ArsI/CadI family heavy metal resistance metalloenzyme: protein MSTTEPTTRVQLALNVTDVAAAADFYTALFGVGPHKRREGYANFEVADPPLKLVLIENPGAGETLNHVGVEAQAPEVVTAALARFEAAGLQTTVAEQDVCCHAVQDKVFVTAPDVPHGWWEFYAVTEDDPANPDAQSTSACAAACEEGGPCCG, encoded by the coding sequence ATGTCCACCACGGAGCCGACCACACGGGTCCAGCTCGCCCTCAACGTCACCGACGTCGCAGCGGCGGCCGACTTCTACACCGCGCTCTTCGGCGTCGGGCCGCACAAGCGGCGCGAGGGCTACGCCAACTTCGAGGTGGCGGACCCGCCGCTGAAGCTGGTGCTGATCGAGAACCCGGGCGCCGGTGAGACGCTCAACCACGTCGGCGTCGAGGCGCAGGCACCGGAGGTCGTGACCGCCGCGCTGGCCCGGTTCGAGGCGGCCGGGCTGCAGACGACCGTGGCCGAGCAGGACGTGTGCTGCCACGCCGTGCAGGACAAGGTGTTCGTCACCGCCCCCGACGTGCCCCACGGATGGTGGGAGTTCTACGCCGTCACCGAGGACGACCCGGCCAACCCCGATGCGCAGTCGACCTCCGCGTGCGCGGCGGCCTGCGAGGAGGGTGGGCCCTGCTGCGGATAG
- a CDS encoding NADPH:quinone reductase, producing MRAAIYRTTGPARDVLELVELEVPDPRAGEVRVAISASGVNPTDWKARAGLTGRTPDDFQVPHHDGAGRVDAIGPGVTGLAVGQRVWLYLAAADNRYGTAAEFAVVPAHKVVPLPDNASDELGACLGVPALTAAYCLGGDPGAVRGRTVLVAGGAGAVGHFAIELAKHAGARVVTTVSSEEKAELARAAGADLVLDYRQEDVAERVLASVGRVDRIVEVALASNIDIDAAVLAPDATIAVYAGESEQPRIPILQLAMANASIKFALMYRVSPSDFQRLSSWTNAAIEADALSALPVADYDLDDVVAAQVAVEKGAIGKVLVRP from the coding sequence GTGAGAGCAGCGATCTATCGGACCACCGGGCCGGCCCGGGACGTGCTGGAACTCGTCGAGCTGGAGGTGCCCGACCCCCGGGCGGGAGAGGTGCGCGTCGCGATATCGGCCTCCGGCGTCAACCCCACGGACTGGAAGGCCCGCGCCGGACTCACCGGCCGCACTCCCGACGACTTCCAGGTGCCCCATCACGACGGCGCCGGCCGGGTGGACGCCATCGGACCGGGGGTGACCGGGCTCGCCGTCGGTCAACGCGTGTGGCTCTACCTCGCCGCCGCCGACAACCGGTACGGCACGGCCGCGGAGTTCGCGGTGGTACCGGCGCACAAGGTGGTCCCGCTCCCCGACAACGCGTCGGACGAGCTCGGTGCCTGCCTCGGCGTGCCCGCGCTGACGGCGGCGTACTGCCTCGGTGGTGATCCCGGCGCGGTACGAGGGCGGACGGTCCTCGTCGCCGGCGGTGCGGGAGCCGTCGGGCACTTCGCCATCGAGTTGGCGAAGCACGCGGGGGCCCGTGTGGTCACCACGGTCAGCTCCGAGGAGAAGGCCGAGCTGGCGCGGGCCGCAGGAGCGGACCTCGTGCTGGACTACCGCCAGGAGGACGTCGCGGAACGCGTTCTGGCGTCCGTCGGACGTGTCGATCGGATCGTCGAGGTCGCGCTGGCGTCGAACATCGACATCGACGCCGCCGTCCTCGCGCCCGATGCCACGATCGCCGTGTACGCCGGGGAGTCCGAGCAGCCCAGGATCCCGATCCTGCAGCTGGCGATGGCGAACGCCTCGATCAAGTTCGCGCTGATGTACCGGGTGTCGCCGAGTGATTTCCAGCGGTTGTCGTCCTGGACGAACGCCGCCATCGAGGCGGATGCGTTGTCCGCGCTGCCCGTCGCCGACTACGACCTCGACGACGTGGTCGCCGCGCAGGTGGCCGTGGAGAAGGGCGCGATCGGGAAGGTGCTCGTCCGCCCCTGA